DNA from Labrus bergylta chromosome 3, fLabBer1.1, whole genome shotgun sequence:
CATCCTtccttttacatttctttctgtaaaaagaaaaactctatCGCCAGTGAAACAGCAAATACTTAAGAAAGCAACCAAATATTTTCATCCAGCTGTACCCCTCGTTTTAGTAAGCCaaaaattaaattgaaaaatCTTCCAAGGCATTACGAAACATGGCTTGTTTCCTTCATCCTTTATGTTAAAGCAGATTACTGTGAAACATTGTGTTTGAGACATTGAATCAAACAATTCAGTTGTAGTTTACTTACACTGCCCTGACTACTTGATGTGTCAAATGTATCCCTTAAAACTTCTATCCATAAATTTAAGAATATGCAACTAGTTTCAGTTTAACCAAAGAAATCTCCAGTGTAATTTTGGATTTTGGTTTGTGGTGGAACAagctatttaaaaaatctggGGATGGTTTTCGCCTGAACCAGTAGTTGTCTATCTGATGTAGCATGCTGGTCTACTCAGTCAAGCTAAacgggcaaaaaaaaaaaaaaaagccaaattgTTGGAAAATATTGTTGAACTGAGTTTTCTGTCCAATTACTTTAAGCACATGAAATAACATAAAATTATACAGAAATGTTGATCCAGGTTTGAGCCAAAATGTATATGAATGTGAGCGCTTCCCCTGGGTAGCCTCGCACTGCAGGTCTGTAAACAATGCCAAGTTAGTAACAAATGCAATTATGCTACAATTCAATTTGGGTGATTAAATGGATTATTTACGGTAATTCGATCAGTGAAAAAAGATTATTAAGAAAACTTTGATTGTGctgttacattttcaaacatgttttatcttGTGTGTTGTACCCCTCTATTAAAGAGTACAGAGGTAGACGTTGGACTGCAGTATGATAAACACCTTCCATGTACTATATCATCGCATTCTAAACCCTAACCAAATTTGCACTCTTCACACCCTCATATAAAGACTCATAACGTGTAATCACACATAAATAGAAAGCCATACTTTACAATCTggaattgtatttttaaactaaTGCTTCTGGTTGAgaaaatgtttgattgttttggcAGCAATGCCTTTGCCATTGGCTCAGGTGTGTGGAGCAGAAGTAAGGTGTGAGTTTGCCTGTGTGAAGCGAGTTGCAAAGGAAgaccatgtttttaaaaatatcttaaGCCCATCTTTTCCTCTTGCCAGGTTATAACACAGAGatatctgtctttctgtctctgagtgAAACCCGTAAGCAGAAGCCATGCCCTCACTGCAGACCTGTTAAAAACAACGAACAAATGTACAAGTTAGACAGAGAGAACAGACAGGGCACACCCCACAGTGTTCACACTGTATATTTATGAGTTTCTCCTGCGCAATACAAAGCTCTGACAAAACATCCTGTTGGCCACTTCCTACCTCTTcttccttcacttcctgtttatgcAACTTGTATTAGTCCCTGAGCAGAGCATTGCTGTGCTCCAACCCGCTCCGGTCAGACGTACCTGGTCAGGCTGGTTGGAGTGGTTTGTCTTGTTGGAGTCTGTTGGCTAACTGAACCAGACAGTCTCTTTGTCTTGGCGTTAGCTGACACTGTAGTATTGTGTGCCTGCCATATCAGAACTCTGCCTCTATTATAAGAAGGCATTTATGTTTGATGTGGTCCCCTCCCCTGGCTCAGCTACAGAGTCTATTCATGGATGACCGTGCCTAGCTAGCTTGCCTGCTTACTCgttttattctttatattcTCTTGTGTTGTTAGCAGAGTTTAAAGAGGTAAGGACTGTAAGGTTTCAAACCTGTCTGTACGCTGACTTTAATAATTTTACTGAGACACCTAAAAGCCTGAGCATTGTTCCTTTAATTGACATGATATTCTATAGATACCAGCATATTATGTTAAATTCTTTGTTCATTTATGCTGCTCAGCAATCTACATGTGTGTATTAATGATTAACTATGTGGTAAATAATTATAGGAATACAGAGGATTGTGtcctgtttatttgtcatttttgtctAGCTGATGTGGCTTGAAATTTGCAAACCTCAAATCTCACATGCTTCAAGTACCAGGTCTACATTTTGATTTGTGTCATCTTGTACATGTCAGAAATAAGCGGGTTGCTGCCACTGTTGAATCTTGTTTCAGAGACTTTGGCCTTTGTTAAGCAGCAGCcctctgcatgtgtgcattAATGTTATAACCACCGTCCTGGTTCCCAATCTTGTAAACGTAGCGTGGAAAAGCTGGCGTAGCACTTTTTCTGTTCTGCTGCTCAGAAAACATGTTTGGACTGTGTCTGTGGTTCCTACTGTTAAAGTCCCAGCAGAAGGAATGTGTCTAAATGGCAATTGCTTTGGAGAACGTGAGAGTGTATCAAAGAGGGGTGGAGGAACATTAGCTGTAAGTGTTCACAGATGTTAGTGAAAGTTAATCAGCTCTGTTCTTGTGACTGGAAAAAGCTTTTCCTGGAAACATTTTGGAATGGAAGCATAAGCCGgcatttttccttctttcccttatttatcttcattttttGCGGCCTTCAACAATGCAGCCAGTCTTGGAATGAGAGAAGTCCCAAAGAAATCAGGCTCAAACACAATTTCATCTGCTGTGCTCTCTGTACACGCATAATAGAATGTGcttttccatttctctctctgctaGTAGCCAGTGTTGTTGCTAGTGTTTTCTAGCTGTGGGCTTTGGCAGTTGTTCCCCCTCAGTGATGAAGTGTTACAGTAGCTTTTCCCTTCGCAAGGGTCATCAGATGGTATGTTGCCACTGAAAATAATTGCTGGGTGTGTCTCTGTGGAGCAGCTGCTTCGTCCAGTAGCCCTGGGTCTACAGTAAGcctggcaggcaggcaggcaggcaggcaggcaggcaggcaggcaggcatgTGGTGACCTTGGCAAGGCCATGTTGAACTGAAATGTAAACCAACTATTTTCTAATAACTGTGGTTTTGCCAAGTCACaccctctttcccctctctaCTCCATTCAGACTGATTGGCCTGGAGACAGACTGACATAAACAGACTTCTGTCCTCTGGGGCAGCTGGTTAATAACACAAAAGTCAGACactccccccaccaccaccaccaccacaacatCTCCCACATACATGCACAATATGTAGGATGTGAGCAAgcgtttttttggggggggggggggggttttgggaggtttattttgatttatggTATGATCAAAGGCTCCCTTTTTGTAACACAAACTCTTAACCCAGAGGCTATGTATTTTAATgagaacattattttttttgttactttgaaATTTTAACAATGCTTAGCTGTCATTTGAcaatacaaacagacagcaaTACGGGCTCCACTTATAAAATGCTtttgttattatattatttgACCAAAGtatcaaaaaaatgttaataataCTGTttaacacactttttaaaatagtaAACAGAGTGAAAGAGCTTTGTTTTGGGAAATAAAGATGAGGCTCTTGGTTTGAATGAGAGTTTTATGAGAACTATATAGACTGATgtaacagaaaatgtaaagtgAATTTTATCGACTCTTAACCAAATGTAAATAAGATTTGTTTGCGTGAATGAAGGTATAGTTGAGAACATGCTGTTTGTCCCTGCAAGGTAATATGATAAACTCTGCCCCCTTCTTCTAACTTTCCTTACAGAGAAACCAGGTCCAGAGAGAAAGCGCATTAAAAAAGAGCCCACCAACACCCGGAAGGCGGGCTTGCCGTTTGGAATGGGGATGCCAGGGATCCGGGCTGGGTACCCCCTCTCTGAGCGGCAGCAGGTGGCCTTGCTCATGCAAATGACAGCTGAGGAGTCCATCAACAGTCCAGGTGCGTGCTTATCATGGAGGCCACGTTCTGTGTGGATTGGCGGCATTCAAGGGAAGAGGGATGGGATAGAGCTTTTATGTAGACTGTGTGTGGGAGGTGGGCTTACTTGCAGAGAAGTAAAGACATGAGGCTGATTGTTATTGTTTATCTTCCTGAGGTTAAGTCATTGGTTGAAGTGTTTTGCACATCTTACTCAAACTCTGCCTTTGAAATAAACCcattgtttaatttaaatctaGTTGAACCAGCTTATCCACATTTATTCCCTTTACAGCTGCATTTATCAATACTGCCAGTTAGAAAGTTATTATTGTCTTGGCAGCAGTAGAAGTCACATTTTTGTTGACCTACAGCATTGGAGTTTATCTTCTTGAATACATCATGTGACTGCAAAGAAAATTAAACAACCTATCCTGTAGGTATTGCGTCATTCTGGAAGTAATGCTTCAATCTATGTATCTGAGCCAAATCAGAACAGGCATTCTTATGCAAAAGGCCTGCATGCCTTAAGTTAAGGTTTATCACCTATTCAGTTATTACTTACGCTTACTTCCTCCATTTCCCTCTTTAATTGTACCTTTATGTTTGGTGTGCAAAGTGTGGCTGTAAATTGAACAACCTATTATTGCTCTTACATTGTTCTATTTCTCATTTTGTTGACATTTGAGTTGGAATAAGGTTGCAGAGGAGCAGTACATAAGAACTTTTAATAATACACTAATTCCTTTGTTGCATGCCTGAAGGCATGGACTTGGATTAAGTGAATGTGTTTCAAATATCATTTCAGACAATAGCAGCACAAACTCAATAATCTGAATGTGATTAAGTCTTgagtttaatcttgtaaatgtgATGAAATAAACTCAAGTGGAGTAGGTCCAACCACATtggggtttgttgttggagtaaGACTGCCCTCTTGTGGCTGTAAGCACTTCAAACAAATGTTGATAGTGAAATCTCCATCTCACCTACAGACACAACACCAAAGCATCAGTCACAGTCCAGTCTGGGTCAGAAGGGAACGCCAAACTCTGCATCTAAAACCAAAGACAAAGTGAATAAACGGAATGAGAGGGGAGAGACTCGGCTGCACCGAGCCGCAATCCGTGGAGAGGTACGCCGCATCAAGGAGCTCATCAGTGAGGGAGCTGATGTGAATGTAAAAGACTTTGCAGGTGAGAAGATCTTTTCATTGATTATCCATTACTTTGTGCATATAGAGATATACTGTTTAAGAAGTATTTTCACTCATGTTGCAAACACCTCTTACACTGCTGATCCTCTTATGTGTTTAGGCTGGACTGCATTGCATGAGGCGTGCAACAGGGGATACTATGATGTGGCCAAGCAGCTGCTGGCAGCCGGAGCAGAGGTCAACACAAAGGGTCTGGATGATGACACCCCTCTACATGATGCATCCAACAATGGACATTTTAaggtaaaggaaaaaaaatccatgtcTGTAAAGCAGCTCGAGTGGAACAGGTTATGTATTGTTCTTGAGGTTATAAAGGTTATTGTTTGGTTTGGATTTGTTAGGCATATTACTAGCACATTATGTTCATATGTCTGGATTAATAAATTGTAATGAATccagttttatatttaatttgtttcagGTGGTCAAGCTACTTTTACGGTATGGAGGGGACCCAAGGCAAAGCAACAGGAGAGGTGAAACGCCATTAAAGGTTGCCAACTCTCCAACTATGCTGAATCTACTGCTGGGGAAAGGGACTTACACCTCAAGTGAAGAAAGTTCATcaggtatatatatattaaatctTTAGGAAGCCTACTTAAACGATTGTTACGAGATGTATAGGTCAAAAGGTAAATATTGATTGCGCCTCTTTTATCTTTTCACAGAATCCTCAGAAGAGGAGGACGCCCCCTCGTTTGCCCCATCCAGCTCCGTTGAAGGCAATAACACAGACTCAGAGTTTGAGAAGGGCCTGAAGTCGAAAGGGAAAAACACAGACCCTCCTAAGTCCGCTGTCACACCTGTCAAAGATGAATATGAATttgatgaggatgatgaggaggagcgTGTGCCTCCTGTGGACGACAAACACCTGTTGAAAAAAGACTTCCGCAAGGAACCGGTCAGCAAGCCTAACAGCTTCATCTCTATACCCAAGATGGAGGTCAAAACTTATTCCAAAAGCAACTCGCTCACACCAAAGAAAACTGTCAGGCGGATCATCTCTGACAGCAACAGTTCAGACGAGGATGATAGGACGCCAGCACCTACGCCAAGGCAACAAGCCCAGCCAACAAATACTAAGACAAGAGACTCTGGCAGCATGAGCTCAAagcaacagaaagacaaaagtaaagtaaaaaagaagCGAAAGAAGGAGAGTAAAAATAACATCAGTAAAGAAGTGAGGTTTGGCAAAGTCAATGACAAATTCTGTACATCGGACTCTGATTGCGGAGATATGGAGAGTGAGGATGAAAAGGGCTCTAACAGCTTAAAGGACTCTTCTGCAACGAGCCTGAAGGAATCCCCTGGCTTTAATGCATCCTCCTCGTCATCCCATGGCAACTTGAACTCTCAAAAACAAGTACCATCATTAGCAGAACAGCATCCAAAGCAGTGGAGGACAGATGGCTGGAAGACTGTGTCGTCGCCTACGTGGTCGGATGTCAGTTCTCTTTCAGATTCAGTCAGAACGAGACTATCCAGCGAGTCCGACTACTCCTCTGCTGATTCCAGTGTAGAGTCAGTAAAACAAGTTAAGAGGAAAGCGCAggagaataaaaagaagaataacaacgTGCACAGTAACACTGTGGACAAGAAAAATTCTGATCTCTACAAAAACTCCAATGCAGACAGTTCGATCTCTAAAACTGATGTAGATGGCAAAGTGCTGAAAAAGCATAAAGTAAAGCAcaagcacaaaaataaagagaagGACAAAGCTCCCAGTCTAGTACTTAATCAAGACATGAATGAGAAATTTGTCAAAAGCTATTCTTTTGATTTTGATGATTCAAGACAGAAGTCACTAATTGTTGAGTCAGAATCTGCAGCTGAAAGCAAGGTCAAGTTATCCAAACATGAAAAAGACCATTCAAAAAAGGAGGATAGGCTTTCAAAAATCAAGTCTGAGGATAAAGATTGGTCATCTGGAAAAGACTTGCACCGAACAGcgaaagaggagaaaaacaagaaagcaaAAGACTCCACCAAGGACAAGACGATTAAGGAGGAGCGAGAGAAGCCTGTAAAATCTGACAAGGATAGAAATgcaaaggagaaggagaagccaaaggaggagaaacagaaggctcacaaagaagagaaaaagaaaaagtccaaGGAGAAATCCTCTTTAAAAGCAGACCGCAAAAGtgagcagaaagaggaaaaacatctAAAGGTGGACAAGGAGAAGAACAccaaggaggagaaggagaaatgCAAAAAAGACAAGGCACCGAAGGAAGAGCCTGAGTATGAAGGCTATGATGTCAACAACCGTTTCCTGAACCTGGAGGACACAAAGCTGAGTGCCTCAGATGACCATCATGACAGATGGGGCTCTGAGATGTCCTCCGACTCCTCCCTCTACGGCGATGAGAGCTGGGAGGCTCCTGTCAAAGAGTACAAGGAATACAAAGCCAACAATGCCGTTAAGCTAATTGTTGAGACGGTTAAGGAAGAGACGAGgcgaaaagaaaacaaagtcaagGACAAGAAATCTGATCACAATGACAAGAGAACAGATAAAGAAGCCACGtctaagaagaaagaaaaagactcATCGGAAAAGacgaatgaaaagaaaaaagactggtcagagaaacaaaaaatgaactCAAGTCACTcagttgaaaaagaaaagaagcggAAGGAGTCAACAGAAactgtaaaagacaaaaaggacaaagatTCTCTGGACATAAGCCGAGACCGTAAAGACTCCTATGATTtcatgaaagaaagaaaggacaTGAAAATCAAGCAGGAATCTATAAGAGATGAATATGGCAATGATACCTTCTTCAAAGACATTGATGCTGTCAGTAAATCGTGTGATATCAGAGAAAGAAACCATTCtggaaaggagaaagaaaagaagggtGACGGATTAGAAAAGCGAGAAAAGACGAAAGCTGAcaagcacaaagacaaaacaaaagacagagtCGCTGATCAGGAGAAGGATAAGAGCGAGAAAGCCTCCACTGAAAAAACTGTCAAGGAAAAGGATGCCGATCGGGGCACCAAAGACAAGAAGGAGGGagcaaaagacaaacacaaagagtcTCATGGCAAGGACAAAGATCGAAAGATGTCCTCAGAACAGACCAAggacaagaaagaaaagactTCTCAAGACAAACATGCTGATAGGGACAAGGATTTCTTGGAGGTgaagaaggaggaaagaaaaacggagaaaagagagaaaatgtggtACAAGATAGCTGACATATTCACTGATGAAAGTGATGACGATGAGGACAGCTACAATGGCGCTGTAACACTCTCTGACTCCATCAGAAAAGATGCGACTCCTGACCAGGATGAGTCAGATCACTTTCCTTCAGAAAAAGTGAGAAAATCTTCAGCAGAAGcgaaacacaacacagaaaggGTGAAAGACAAAGAgcataaagacaaaaagaaggaaaaggcAACATTTGACACGGGTAAAGAGAGGAAAGGCTCCCTcgagaaacacaacaaagacaagaaagatTCAGCGGATGCCAAACACAAGGAAAGAAAGGACAGAATGTCAGTGGACTCAAACCAGgacaagaaaaacaagcagaagcTCTTGGACAAAAGGGACACCAGTGAGGAGAAGACAAAGAGCAAATATAAAGACAAGCTGGACCACTCAAAGGAAAGGAAACCTTCAAAAGGGAGTGGTGAGAATGAAAAGTCCCTGTTGGAAAAACTCGAGGAGGAAGCTATGAATGACTACAAGGACGACTCAAATGACAAGAACAGTGAAATCTCTTCAGATAGTTTCACTGACCGAGGTCATGAGCCGGTCCTCACCTCTTACTATGACTCCATCAGCCTGACCGACGTGTCTGAGGACAGAAGAGACTCCCTGTCCTTATCTACACCTCAGGACAAattcagagagaaagagcggCATCGAcactcatcttcatcttcatctaaGAAAAGCCACgacaaggagaaagaaaaagtcaaaaaggaCAAAGGAGACAAACGTGACAAGACGGAGGAGATTAGAGAGTCCTACAGCCGCAGAGAGAGTCTCCCCTTCGAGAAGGAGCCCATGCCTCTAGAGGCAGACCCTTACACATTCCCATATGGGGGTAAGGGAGACGGTGAAGACGACTTTGATAAAACATTGGAGTTTGAAAAAGAGATGTCCaaaaaagataaagagaaaTCTTCTGGTGTCATTAGTGATAGAATgaaggacaaaaagaaaaaggagaaacataaggagaaaataaaggaggagaagaatAAGTACATTGATGGCTTTGGCTCTTTTAAACACTCTAAAGAGGATGTGAAGTCAGGGTCGAAAGATAGCCCACAGGTCACCATTCTTAAAGACCGGACAAAAGAAGACAGTCCtaaatttgaaatgaaaaaggacAGAAATCGAGACACATTGGACAAAGACAACAGATTGGACCACAGTAAGTCCAAGGTCaaggatgaaaatgaaaagctctCTCTGTCCAAAGACACAATGCGGAAAGATAACCGTCCACGTGAAAAACTTTTGGTGGATGGAGATTATCAAATGACAAGCTTCGGTCAGATGTTGAGTCTTAAAGACCAGGAGTTTGAAGAGCGCCACAAGAGACATAAAGAGAGGATGAAGCAGATGGAGAAGCTGAGGCCCAAGTCAGGGGACCCCAAACTCAAGGACAAAACCAAGTCCACTGAGGAAGTGCGTAAAAATCGGAGTGAGCTGTCATCAAAGAAATCCAACAGTCTGGAGTCGAGTcttaaagagaaaaagttgAAGGATGTTGGTCTGCCAGCACAGATGATGTCTCCTAGCAGGAAGTTCCAGCCCACTGAGAGTCAAAACTCAAAGGACTGGCTGGCTGGCCATCAAACGAAGGAGAACCTCCCAGCTTCTCCAAGGCCAGATCAAAACAGGCCGACTGGTGTTCCCACACCAACGTCAGTCATCTCCTGCCCCAGCTTTGAGGAAGTAATGCAGACTCCACGAACTCCATCGTGTAGTGCAGAGGATTACCCTGACATTATGCTGGATGGCCTGGACTGTCAGAACTCATCAGCCATGACTATGTCAATGAATGCCTGCTCCCCATCCTTCTTTGAAAGGTATTTAATGACACAAATGttcagttttaaatgtttttcagtCTTTGAATGTGACACTTTTCTAAGttcttgtctttttgttgtcaaCCCAGCAGGTACTCTAGCTCCCAGAGTTTCCAGGAGGGCACTTGCCCAACCCCTGCAAAGAACCTCCAGCTTCCACTTGTCAGCCGATCTGTGTCCTCTGATGTCCGCAGGCCTTTAGAGGATGAGTTCAAGGCTGAGGCTGACAAGTTCCTCCGACAGCAGAGTGATCCAGCTGCTGAATATGATCCGACATCTTCCTCACAAGCTGTAGAGGACAAATCAGCGACAGTGGATGGGCTCGAGTGTATATCACCTCCTTATTTCTCTCCCATAAGAATGCTGTCTCCACAACAGGAACCGGCCCATCACAGTCCAGATTTGGCATCcacaactctctctccctcagaaGGTCATGAACACCTTCCTGAGAGTGTGTACAACAGTTACTTGCCCAAACCCTCTACACCGGTGCACAGGCCAGAGCCCCAGGAGCCCTGCTTCGACATTGCTGCACCACCtactccagctcctgcagctctgccGCCCCTGGACATTGACGACATCTCAGAGCCTCACCACAGTGAGCCTAACCTGGTCCTCTCAGATCTTCCCTCTGTCATGGAagagcaggagcaggaagaggaagatgatgaagaagaagaagaagaagaagacgaggaggaggaggaggaggaggaggaggaggaagaagaacgTGACATGGGGGACATGGGGGTCATGGGTGATTTAGATGAAAGAGATGATGGTGACCACTGTGCGGTGGAGGAGCCAGAGCAAACAAGGGAACCATGTTCCTTCTCCCCCCCTCAAGTCGAGGACCCTCTGAGGAAGAACTGGCCTGCAGAGTCCCCAGACCCACAGGATCCAGAGGTTCACCAGCTCTCCCCCGCACATTCTGCACCCAACCACGAAGAGAACTGTTATGATCACAACATGGGATGGAGCACTGAAATGGACCTTAAATCACCCCATAGGACGTACGGGGAGATAGAGGCAGCCGTCTCCAAAATAACAAGCCCGTACTCTCACTCAGAGAGCGACATGCAGCAGCTGTCAGGCCACCCAAATGTTACCTCCCCTTATGCCTCCTGGAATAGGTGGCATAAGGAGGACCCAGAGGAATATGATGAGCAGAAGGATGCTGTGGCGGACATCCCCTCTCCCGAGAGGCCTGATGCAGCAATTGATGTGGAACCCAACTATTTGAACACCTCATCGTCGTCCAATAGGCTGGAGTCGTTCTTTCAAGACTGCAAGCCCAGCATAGAGGAAAGTCATCAAATTGACAGTGAGTCGACCTGTGAGGAGCCAGACAGCAGGCAGACCGCGCATAACTTCAGTGCCACCACTGAGAGCCATATGTCTCCAGCTGAGGCGCCTGAGGCTCCTGAGCCTGTGGTGCCCTGGGCGGACTCATTCTCAGCTGATGCTGATGAATTGGACGACCTTGGTCCGTTCTCCTTGCCTGACCTACCACTACCAGACAAGGCAGAAGAAGCTGACCCTCGAGACCAAGAGCTGGCTGACCACAACAAGGCTGTGACAACCCACATTAGACATACGATCACAGAAAGAGATGAGTCAGATATAATTGAAGTAGACTTGCCAAACTTGGCTAAAACTTCATGCCCTGCTGTAGATCTAGGTTTAGAGGAACCTACTGGACAAGACTTAGTGGTACCATCACCACATGCCAACTTCCAGCAAGAGATGGACCCTGAGCCTCAAAGCGTGCCAGTAAACCCCTCCCTGTGTCTTACACAGCAACAGGGCAGCATGTTGGAAAGAAAAGGACCTTATGGAGAACCTGAGGAGCTGGATTCCAATATATTGTATACATCGATGAAATCAGATGACTGTCAGTTACAAATCCAGACCCTAACTGAGCCCTCGCCGTTCACCATGGAATCGGTGTCTGCCGACAAGTCAGAGGACAGGCAAGAGGAGATGTCAGAGCCTGTAGCAGAGCCTGCGTCATGCAGTCCTCTTCCTCAGCTCCCTGTCGCAGTCACCCTATCCAACACAGTGGAACTAACTGACACTCAAGAGACCACATCAAAGCTAACTCCGTTACCTCTGACAACGGTTTCCCCGACCATAGACGTCCCCAAGAAGGTGGATGAAATTCCTCAAAGGATAACCCGCAATCGCGCCAAGAACAATCCCTCCGCTGCTGCAATCCCTCCTACCTCCTGCATAATCACCTCATCTTCCGCCGCTACCCCTGTAACAACCAGTCCAGCAGTGAGCATTAATCCTCTCCCCACGAGAAC
Protein-coding regions in this window:
- the ankrd11 gene encoding ankyrin repeat domain-containing protein 11 isoform X1 → MPKGGGSKTPQLDHFPLNTDMVEKQGGKKDKVLSNKTPKLDRSDGLKEMKEKASKRKLPFTTGANGDQKDSDSEKPGPERKRIKKEPTNTRKAGLPFGMGMPGIRAGYPLSERQQVALLMQMTAEESINSPDTTPKHQSQSSLGQKGTPNSASKTKDKVNKRNERGETRLHRAAIRGEVRRIKELISEGADVNVKDFAGWTALHEACNRGYYDVAKQLLAAGAEVNTKGLDDDTPLHDASNNGHFKVVKLLLRYGGDPRQSNRRGETPLKVANSPTMLNLLLGKGTYTSSEESSSESSEEEDAPSFAPSSSVEGNNTDSEFEKGLKSKGKNTDPPKSAVTPVKDEYEFDEDDEEERVPPVDDKHLLKKDFRKEPVSKPNSFISIPKMEVKTYSKSNSLTPKKTVRRIISDSNSSDEDDRTPAPTPRQQAQPTNTKTRDSGSMSSKQQKDKSKVKKKRKKESKNNISKEVRFGKVNDKFCTSDSDCGDMESEDEKGSNSLKDSSATSLKESPGFNASSSSSHGNLNSQKQVPSLAEQHPKQWRTDGWKTVSSPTWSDVSSLSDSVRTRLSSESDYSSADSSVESVKQVKRKAQENKKKNNNVHSNTVDKKNSDLYKNSNADSSISKTDVDGKVLKKHKVKHKHKNKEKDKAPSLVLNQDMNEKFVKSYSFDFDDSRQKSLIVESESAAESKVKLSKHEKDHSKKEDRLSKIKSEDKDWSSGKDLHRTAKEEKNKKAKDSTKDKTIKEEREKPVKSDKDRNAKEKEKPKEEKQKAHKEEKKKKSKEKSSLKADRKSEQKEEKHLKVDKEKNTKEEKEKCKKDKAPKEEPEYEGYDVNNRFLNLEDTKLSASDDHHDRWGSEMSSDSSLYGDESWEAPVKEYKEYKANNAVKLIVETVKEETRRKENKVKDKKSDHNDKRTDKEATSKKKEKDSSEKTNEKKKDWSEKQKMNSSHSVEKEKKRKESTETVKDKKDKDSLDISRDRKDSYDFMKERKDMKIKQESIRDEYGNDTFFKDIDAVSKSCDIRERNHSGKEKEKKGDGLEKREKTKADKHKDKTKDRVADQEKDKSEKASTEKTVKEKDADRGTKDKKEGAKDKHKESHGKDKDRKMSSEQTKDKKEKTSQDKHADRDKDFLEVKKEERKTEKREKMWYKIADIFTDESDDDEDSYNGAVTLSDSIRKDATPDQDESDHFPSEKVRKSSAEAKHNTERVKDKEHKDKKKEKATFDTGKERKGSLEKHNKDKKDSADAKHKERKDRMSVDSNQDKKNKQKLLDKRDTSEEKTKSKYKDKLDHSKERKPSKGSGENEKSLLEKLEEEAMNDYKDDSNDKNSEISSDSFTDRGHEPVLTSYYDSISLTDVSEDRRDSLSLSTPQDKFREKERHRHSSSSSSKKSHDKEKEKVKKDKGDKRDKTEEIRESYSRRESLPFEKEPMPLEADPYTFPYGGKGDGEDDFDKTLEFEKEMSKKDKEKSSGVISDRMKDKKKKEKHKEKIKEEKNKYIDGFGSFKHSKEDVKSGSKDSPQVTILKDRTKEDSPKFEMKKDRNRDTLDKDNRLDHSKSKVKDENEKLSLSKDTMRKDNRPREKLLVDGDYQMTSFGQMLSLKDQEFEERHKRHKERMKQMEKLRPKSGDPKLKDKTKSTEEVRKNRSELSSKKSNSLESSLKEKKLKDVGLPAQMMSPSRKFQPTESQNSKDWLAGHQTKENLPASPRPDQNRPTGVPTPTSVISCPSFEEVMQTPRTPSCSAEDYPDIMLDGLDCQNSSAMTMSMNACSPSFFESRYSSSQSFQEGTCPTPAKNLQLPLVSRSVSSDVRRPLEDEFKAEADKFLRQQSDPAAEYDPTSSSQAVEDKSATVDGLECISPPYFSPIRMLSPQQEPAHHSPDLASTTLSPSEGHEHLPESVYNSYLPKPSTPVHRPEPQEPCFDIAAPPTPAPAALPPLDIDDISEPHHSEPNLVLSDLPSVMEEQEQEEEDDEEEEEEEDEEEEEEEEEEEEERDMGDMGVMGDLDERDDGDHCAVEEPEQTREPCSFSPPQVEDPLRKNWPAESPDPQDPEVHQLSPAHSAPNHEENCYDHNMGWSTEMDLKSPHRTYGEIEAAVSKITSPYSHSESDMQQLSGHPNVTSPYASWNRWHKEDPEEYDEQKDAVADIPSPERPDAAIDVEPNYLNTSSSSNRLESFFQDCKPSIEESHQIDSESTCEEPDSRQTAHNFSATTESHMSPAEAPEAPEPVVPWADSFSADADELDDLGPFSLPDLPLPDKAEEADPRDQELADHNKAVTTHIRHTITERDESDIIEVDLPNLAKTSCPAVDLGLEEPTGQDLVVPSPHANFQQEMDPEPQSVPVNPSLCLTQQQGSMLERKGPYGEPEELDSNILYTSMKSDDCQLQIQTLTEPSPFTMESVSADKSEDRQEEMSEPVAEPASCSPLPQLPVAVTLSNTVELTDTQETTSKLTPLPLTTVSPTIDVPKKVDEIPQRITRNRAKNNPSAAAIPPTSCIITSSSAATPVTTSPAVSINPLPTRTPTPTLASSLSAPKKDKESVLSVSSTNSTPAVSVPTAVTTSASVVISKTTKGRPLPIDDEESQTQHPRKRKFPRSAGQQVQVQLVNTAMQQTREMIQQTLAVVVNAIKLDDIEPYHSDRSNPYFEYLQIRKKIEEKRKILCYITPQAPQCYAEYVTYTGSYLLDGKPLSKLHIPVIAPPPSLSEPLKELFRQQEAVRGKLRLQHSIEREKLIVSCEQEVLRVHCRAARTIANQAVPFSACTMLLDSEVYNMPSESQGDENKSVRDRFNARQFISWIQDVDDKYDRMKTCLLMRQQHEAAALNAVQRMEWQLKVQELDPAGHKSLCVNEVPSFYVPMVDVNDDFVLLPA